Proteins from one Candidatus Omnitrophota bacterium genomic window:
- a CDS encoding ELM1/GtrOC1 family putative glycosyltransferase, producing MIDYVAYILVKALNKIFAVVPVGASLWLGRRIGDAVFFFNKKRRVIAYANLKAAFASEKSPAELRLITKKVYRNMVQTFVEILHLTKINRKYVDKYVEVVNMDRIRNASKSGRGTVLLTAHFGDWELSSLVSSVEGFPIMVLAREQKMKRLNELLNQLRESNGCKVIRKGLQTKNILRALYGKNIVGILSDQDAGKKGMFVDFFGRPTSHHSGPFEIAKHTGSLILPNFIVRTNGPYHKLYLEEYIDFKKTAGPDDIRENLQKFAHLLESYIRKYPDQWLWLHKRWKSTPVRTVLILSDGKAGHLNQSLAVAEELRRARMTQGFKAEDTRIVVVDVKYKSGLSRVILTSASAIAGWRCQGRMGIMRRCLTKESYDALMKTYSEFVISCGSSTVPVNVFMSKENNAANIVVMKPDAMIPLNKFRLAIIPAHDNPKRSKNVVVTELAPGLISAEKMAADAAKLKSHIGVDAKDALALFVGGDNPEFTLTKEIAGSVLDGVSGFCARTGASILATTSRRTSAEITDAMKNALKKDPRCKLLVVANEKNLDFTVGGMLALCKVAVVSEESMSMISEAIAAGRKVVVFRLAKKTGAPAKHEWALKAWTDKGYVTVTDAEGLPAAIEKAWKDTAPVVPPKDMELIYEALKRLI from the coding sequence TTGATAGATTACGTAGCCTATATACTCGTCAAGGCGCTAAATAAAATATTTGCTGTTGTCCCGGTTGGCGCTTCGCTGTGGCTCGGCAGGCGGATAGGGGATGCCGTATTCTTCTTTAATAAGAAGAGGCGGGTTATCGCTTATGCCAATCTTAAGGCGGCATTCGCTTCGGAGAAATCGCCCGCGGAATTGCGTCTTATAACGAAGAAGGTCTATCGCAACATGGTGCAGACCTTCGTCGAAATTCTCCACCTAACCAAGATCAACCGTAAATACGTCGATAAGTACGTCGAAGTGGTTAATATGGACCGTATCCGTAACGCCTCGAAGTCTGGACGCGGCACGGTACTGCTTACCGCGCACTTTGGCGACTGGGAGCTCTCAAGCTTAGTAAGTTCCGTCGAGGGATTTCCTATAATGGTGCTTGCCCGCGAACAGAAGATGAAACGCCTCAACGAGCTTTTGAACCAGCTTCGCGAATCCAATGGATGCAAGGTTATCCGCAAGGGCTTGCAAACGAAAAATATACTGCGTGCCCTTTACGGCAAAAATATAGTCGGCATACTCTCCGACCAGGATGCCGGGAAAAAGGGAATGTTCGTCGATTTTTTCGGACGGCCGACTTCGCATCATTCCGGGCCGTTCGAGATAGCTAAACATACAGGTTCATTGATATTGCCGAATTTTATTGTCCGGACGAACGGTCCGTACCACAAGTTGTATCTCGAAGAGTATATCGATTTCAAAAAAACGGCGGGCCCCGACGACATACGGGAAAATCTTCAGAAATTCGCTCATCTTTTGGAAAGTTATATAAGGAAATATCCGGATCAATGGCTGTGGCTGCACAAGAGATGGAAATCGACACCTGTTAGAACGGTGCTGATCCTGAGTGATGGTAAGGCCGGTCACCTGAACCAGTCGCTGGCGGTGGCCGAGGAGCTTCGCCGCGCCAGGATGACGCAGGGATTTAAGGCCGAGGATACGCGGATAGTCGTGGTCGACGTGAAATACAAGAGCGGTCTTTCGAGAGTGATTCTGACCTCCGCGTCCGCCATAGCGGGCTGGCGATGCCAGGGGCGTATGGGTATAATGAGACGCTGTCTTACGAAAGAGTCTTATGATGCGCTTATGAAGACATATTCGGAATTTGTGATCTCCTGCGGCTCATCTACGGTGCCGGTCAACGTATTTATGTCCAAAGAAAATAACGCGGCTAACATAGTCGTCATGAAGCCGGACGCGATGATTCCTTTAAATAAGTTCCGTCTCGCGATAATACCGGCTCACGACAATCCTAAGCGATCCAAAAACGTCGTGGTTACGGAGCTCGCGCCCGGGCTTATAAGCGCGGAAAAGATGGCCGCCGATGCCGCGAAGCTGAAGAGCCATATCGGCGTCGACGCGAAAGATGCCCTGGCGTTATTCGTGGGCGGCGATAATCCGGAGTTTACTCTTACCAAAGAGATAGCCGGCAGTGTCCTGGACGGTGTTTCCGGATTTTGCGCGCGGACCGGCGCGTCGATACTCGCGACGACATCGCGCCGCACATCCGCGGAAATCACGGATGCTATGAAGAACGCGCTGAAAAAAGACCCGCGGTGCAAATTACTGGTAGTAGCCAATGAGAAAAACTTAGATTTTACGGTAGGCGGAATGCTTGCCCTCTGCAAGGTCGCGGTCGTCTCCGAAGAGTCGATGTCGATGATTTCCGAGGCGATTGCCGCCGGCAGGAAGGTAGTCGTGTTCAGATTAGCGAAAAAGACGGGCGCTCCGGCTAAACATGAGTGGGCGCTCAAGGCCTGGACGGACAAAGGTTATGTTACGGTTACCGACGCCGAGGGGCTACCGGCGGCGATAGAAAAAGCGTGGAAGGATACAGCCCCGGTCGTTCCACCAAAAGACATGGAACTGATATACGAGGCGCTAAAGCGGCTCATTTAA
- the topA gene encoding type I DNA topoisomerase, with the protein MAKNLVIVESPAKAKTINKFLGSKYKVVASMGHIIDLPKSKLGVDVENDFKPHYIVMTDRKKNLAALKKDAKSKDTIYLAADPDREGEAISWHLQNQLSGEGRKCYRVEFDEITKDAVLKAFKHPREINMALVNAQQARRILDRLVGYSISPILWKKVARGLSAGRVQSVAVRLIVEREEEINAFKPQEYWSIEAELKRKPDSPAAKFIAKLYKYKNANIDLKHKNDGEKAVEYLKNAPFVVSDLRESKKRRSPYPPFTTSKLQQEAFNKLRLSGARTMHIAQTLYEGVEIAGEGSVGLITYMRTDSVKISNDAQAGAKEYILSSYGHKYYPETPNLYKSKKGAQEAHEAIRPTLPLRSPESVKDALSPEQLKLYQLVWNRFLASQMTPAVYSQTTVDIKAGDYLFKASDTQVVFDGYTVVYEVEKEKEDEEEPKTKLPQLSVGLPLDLLNLIPGQHFTKPPPRYSDASLVKALEELGIGRPSTYAPIIQTITARDYVRRESGYFHPTELGTIVEGLVKKHFPKIVDVEFTARMESELDGIEEGEADWITVLKAFYSPFIHAVEAAKLEMKDVKKEIGVTDQICELCGKPMVIKWGRRGKFLSCSAFPECKNAKSITTGIKCPLGCGGELVQRRSSRGSFYGCSKYPKCTFTSKKLPGEEDKEKEGETAA; encoded by the coding sequence ATGGCAAAAAATTTGGTAATAGTAGAGTCGCCGGCCAAAGCAAAGACGATAAATAAGTTCCTCGGCTCCAAATATAAAGTGGTCGCGAGCATGGGGCATATTATCGACCTGCCGAAATCGAAACTGGGCGTAGACGTCGAGAACGATTTCAAGCCGCACTATATCGTAATGACGGACAGGAAGAAGAATTTGGCCGCGCTCAAAAAAGATGCCAAGTCGAAAGATACCATATATCTGGCGGCCGATCCTGATCGTGAGGGCGAGGCGATAAGCTGGCATTTGCAGAACCAGCTGTCGGGCGAAGGCAGAAAATGCTACAGGGTGGAGTTCGATGAAATAACCAAGGATGCCGTATTAAAGGCGTTCAAACATCCGCGTGAAATAAATATGGCGCTTGTCAACGCGCAACAGGCCAGGCGTATACTCGACCGGCTCGTCGGATATTCGATAAGCCCGATACTATGGAAGAAGGTCGCCAGGGGGTTGAGCGCGGGCCGTGTGCAATCTGTGGCTGTGCGGCTCATCGTCGAGCGCGAGGAAGAGATAAACGCTTTTAAACCGCAGGAATACTGGTCGATCGAAGCGGAATTGAAGCGGAAGCCTGATTCTCCGGCCGCCAAGTTTATCGCGAAACTTTATAAATACAAAAATGCCAACATCGATCTGAAGCATAAAAATGACGGTGAAAAAGCCGTAGAATATTTAAAGAACGCGCCCTTTGTGGTCAGTGACCTGCGCGAGTCGAAGAAGAGGAGGAGCCCGTATCCTCCGTTCACGACGAGCAAGCTTCAGCAGGAGGCGTTTAATAAACTAAGGCTTTCCGGCGCGCGGACGATGCATATCGCCCAGACGTTGTATGAAGGCGTCGAGATAGCAGGTGAAGGTTCCGTGGGTCTTATAACATATATGAGAACCGACTCGGTAAAGATATCCAATGATGCTCAAGCCGGCGCGAAAGAGTATATACTTTCTTCCTATGGACATAAGTATTATCCTGAAACGCCCAATCTTTATAAGTCGAAGAAGGGCGCGCAGGAGGCGCACGAAGCGATAAGGCCGACTTTGCCGCTCAGAAGTCCTGAGTCCGTAAAGGATGCGCTTTCTCCCGAACAATTAAAGCTGTACCAGCTTGTCTGGAACCGTTTTCTCGCCAGCCAGATGACACCGGCCGTATATTCGCAAACGACGGTCGATATAAAGGCGGGAGATTATCTTTTCAAGGCAAGCGACACACAGGTTGTGTTTGACGGCTATACGGTTGTCTATGAAGTGGAAAAAGAAAAAGAGGACGAGGAAGAACCTAAGACGAAACTCCCACAGCTTTCGGTAGGATTACCGCTCGACCTTCTTAATCTGATACCGGGACAGCATTTTACCAAACCGCCGCCGAGATATTCGGACGCCAGTTTAGTCAAGGCGCTCGAAGAGCTTGGCATAGGCAGGCCGTCAACATACGCGCCGATCATTCAGACTATCACGGCCAGAGATTATGTCCGGCGCGAGTCCGGATATTTCCACCCGACCGAGCTCGGCACGATAGTGGAAGGGCTCGTGAAGAAGCATTTTCCGAAGATCGTGGATGTCGAGTTTACCGCCAGGATGGAGAGCGAGCTTGACGGTATCGAAGAGGGCGAAGCGGATTGGATCACTGTGCTGAAAGCGTTCTATTCGCCGTTCATTCACGCGGTTGAAGCCGCAAAATTGGAGATGAAGGATGTTAAGAAGGAGATAGGTGTTACCGACCAGATATGCGAACTTTGTGGGAAGCCGATGGTTATAAAATGGGGCAGGCGCGGGAAATTTTTAAGCTGTTCCGCATTTCCCGAATGCAAGAATGCTAAATCGATAACAACCGGCATTAAATGTCCCTTGGGTTGCGGCGGCGAACTTGTCCAAAGGCGCTCCTCCAGGGGGTCTTTTTACGGATGCTCCAAATATCCTAAATGCACCTTCACGTCCAAGAAGCTTCCCGGCGAAGAGGATAAGGAAAAGGAAGGCGAAACCGCGGCGTGA
- a CDS encoding 3-deoxy-D-manno-octulosonic acid transferase, with the protein MLYDIGFAIFSIFYLPTLIFKGKLHGDFLERFGVYDEEKAKALKASRGAIWIQAVSVGEVALCRRLVPLLKAKAPRKKIIFSTITKTGNDLAKKLFADDAIVIYFPLDFSFVVKKVMILIQPSLYVMVETEVWPNFLKATGRYGIPSVMINGRISDRSFGKYKLARPFLRGILKGVRFFCMQTDIDAIRIKAMGAPAGRVSVTGNMKFDVQPKSAQADADEIRRKFGLTPDGELFVAGSTHKGEEEAVVGAFKKLLGKFPGLKLLIAPRHIQRAGEVSAVVKKFGFEPILLSGSGAARTAPVARQVYILDTIGHLRDFYSIATVVFVGGSLVRHGGQNPLEPAANGKPVVFGPHMFNFKDITALLLKSDAAIQVAGHASLLSAVDDLLADKVMRQALGARAKKVVFDNRGATERNIEILCANLSTL; encoded by the coding sequence ATGCTATACGACATAGGATTTGCGATATTTTCGATCTTCTATCTGCCGACGCTTATTTTCAAAGGCAAATTGCACGGCGATTTCCTCGAGCGGTTTGGCGTTTACGATGAAGAGAAGGCTAAGGCGCTCAAGGCCTCGAGGGGCGCTATATGGATACAGGCGGTCAGCGTAGGAGAAGTTGCCCTGTGCCGCCGGCTCGTGCCGCTTCTTAAGGCGAAAGCCCCGCGCAAAAAGATCATATTCTCGACCATAACAAAGACCGGCAATGATCTCGCGAAAAAACTTTTCGCAGACGATGCGATAGTGATATATTTCCCGCTCGACTTTTCGTTCGTAGTGAAAAAGGTTATGATCCTGATACAACCGTCTCTATATGTTATGGTTGAGACCGAGGTGTGGCCTAATTTTTTAAAAGCGACGGGGCGATACGGCATACCGTCCGTAATGATAAACGGCAGGATATCGGATAGATCGTTCGGCAAATATAAACTGGCGCGGCCGTTCCTTCGGGGGATTCTTAAAGGTGTCCGGTTTTTCTGCATGCAGACCGATATTGACGCGATAAGGATAAAAGCTATGGGCGCTCCCGCGGGCAGGGTCAGCGTTACCGGCAACATGAAGTTCGATGTACAGCCGAAATCCGCGCAGGCGGACGCGGATGAGATACGCCGGAAGTTTGGTCTGACGCCGGACGGCGAACTTTTTGTGGCAGGCTCGACGCATAAAGGCGAAGAAGAGGCGGTGGTCGGCGCGTTCAAAAAACTTCTCGGGAAATTTCCCGGGTTGAAGTTACTGATAGCGCCGAGGCATATCCAGCGCGCCGGTGAAGTCTCCGCTGTCGTGAAGAAATTTGGTTTCGAACCTATATTATTGTCCGGCTCGGGCGCGGCGCGCACTGCGCCGGTTGCGCGGCAAGTTTACATTCTCGATACCATCGGGCACCTGAGAGATTTTTATTCTATCGCGACGGTGGTTTTTGTAGGAGGCAGTCTTGTCCGGCATGGCGGGCAGAATCCCCTGGAACCGGCGGCAAACGGCAAGCCGGTAGTTTTCGGGCCGCACATGTTTAATTTTAAAGACATAACCGCTTTATTGCTTAAGAGCGACGCGGCGATCCAGGTGGCGGGCCACGCATCGCTTCTTAGTGCCGTAGATGATCTGCTGGCCGATAAGGTTATGCGTCAGGCGTTGGGCGCGAGAGCCAAAAAGGTGGTTTTCGATAACCGCGGCGCCACAGAACGGAACATAGAAATATTATGCGCGAATTTATCCACTCTTTAA
- the lpxK gene encoding tetraacyldisaccharide 4'-kinase, with amino-acid sequence MTDERRSPAYAPLKGLLYLASLLYGVGLFGRRLFYRFGIFKSERVPLKIISVGNLTLGGTGKTPFVIRLVRMLDEDLGKKTSVLIRGYGWDEQTMLKKKLTDTPILVGEDRARSAHKAIKLYGSDTAILDDGFQHWELSRNMDIVLIDSRKPFGNGYLFPRGVLREPMSAISRASVVVFTKIDRKSPGLEAVKEELKQINSGLIFLEALHKPAYIYDLKVRKELPVTFLKGKRVMLLSSIGDPDYFNQTVAGLGADIAEHIIFPDHHNYAEGDAAGIIKRCNERKFDFILTTEKDEVKLRRMSLLSFGGYPVMTLGIEMEITSGKELLVDRLRSLYTRQGAK; translated from the coding sequence ATGACAGACGAGCGTCGCTCTCCGGCGTACGCGCCGTTAAAAGGCCTGCTTTATCTCGCCTCGCTACTTTATGGCGTTGGGCTGTTCGGCAGGCGGTTATTTTACAGATTCGGTATATTCAAATCGGAACGCGTGCCGCTCAAGATAATCTCTGTCGGCAATCTTACCCTCGGCGGCACGGGCAAGACGCCGTTTGTCATACGATTGGTCAGGATGCTGGATGAGGATCTCGGCAAAAAGACGAGTGTCCTCATACGCGGCTACGGTTGGGACGAGCAGACGATGCTTAAAAAGAAACTTACCGATACCCCGATACTTGTCGGCGAGGACAGGGCGCGCTCGGCCCACAAAGCGATAAAATTGTACGGCAGTGATACCGCGATACTCGACGACGGTTTCCAGCACTGGGAACTCAGCAGGAATATGGACATAGTCCTGATAGATTCGCGCAAACCTTTCGGCAACGGCTATCTCTTTCCGCGGGGCGTATTGAGGGAGCCTATGAGCGCGATAAGCCGCGCGTCGGTGGTGGTGTTTACGAAGATTGACAGGAAGTCGCCCGGCCTCGAAGCCGTAAAGGAAGAGTTAAAACAAATTAACAGTGGTCTTATATTCCTCGAGGCTTTACATAAACCCGCGTATATCTACGATCTCAAGGTAAGAAAAGAACTGCCCGTTACGTTCCTAAAAGGTAAGAGGGTGATGCTTCTCTCAAGCATCGGGGATCCGGATTATTTTAATCAGACCGTTGCGGGCCTGGGGGCGGATATCGCGGAGCACATCATTTTCCCGGATCATCACAATTATGCCGAGGGCGATGCCGCCGGCATAATTAAGCGGTGCAATGAACGGAAATTCGATTTTATTCTCACGACCGAAAAGGACGAAGTAAAATTACGACGTATGTCGCTATTGTCGTTCGGCGGTTATCCGGTAATGACATTGGGAATAGAAATGGAAATTACCTCCGGAAAGGAGCTTTTGGTTGATAGATTACGTAGCCTATATACTCGTCAAGGCGCTAAATAA
- the xerC gene encoding tyrosine recombinase XerC — protein sequence MQRFIEKFTNYLTVEKNSSPHTITNYTVDLRSFELFLGEKDISSVDHLLLRKFLADLRAKNYAKRTVARKLASLRSFFRFLYREGHIKTNPITAISTPKLDKKLPVVLDEGKVAKLVQSPSGDDLAGLRDRAILETLYSAGVRVSELVGLDVRNVDLIGEVIKVLGKGSKERMIPIGGPAVSAIRKYIDKRDQMPAQDKNAVFLNHNGRRLTDRSIRRILNKYITQTSVAEHISPHSLRHSFATHLLDRGADLRSVQELLGHANLSTTQIYTHVTMDRLKSVYDKAHPRA from the coding sequence ATGCAAAGGTTTATAGAAAAGTTCACAAATTACCTTACGGTCGAGAAGAACTCTTCGCCGCATACCATAACCAACTACACCGTAGATCTGAGGAGCTTTGAATTGTTCCTCGGAGAGAAGGATATTTCGTCCGTCGATCATCTGCTTTTACGTAAATTCTTAGCCGACCTGCGCGCAAAGAATTACGCGAAGCGGACGGTCGCGCGTAAGCTCGCTTCCCTGAGAAGCTTCTTCAGATTCCTCTATCGCGAGGGCCATATTAAAACGAACCCCATCACCGCTATATCTACGCCGAAGCTTGACAAAAAATTGCCGGTGGTGCTCGATGAAGGCAAAGTGGCGAAGCTGGTGCAAAGTCCGTCCGGGGACGACCTGGCCGGATTGCGCGACCGGGCTATACTCGAGACGCTGTATTCGGCCGGGGTGCGCGTAAGTGAACTCGTCGGTCTGGACGTAAGAAATGTCGACCTGATAGGCGAAGTGATAAAAGTGCTGGGCAAAGGCTCGAAAGAACGGATGATCCCGATAGGCGGCCCGGCCGTTTCGGCGATCAGGAAATATATCGATAAGCGCGACCAGATGCCGGCGCAGGACAAGAACGCGGTATTTTTAAATCATAACGGCAGGCGGCTTACGGACAGGAGCATCCGGCGCATACTCAACAAGTACATAACGCAGACGAGTGTAGCGGAGCACATATCGCCGCATTCGCTCCGCCATTCGTTCGCGACGCATCTTTTGGATCGCGGCGCCGACCTGCGCAGTGTCCAGGAGCTTCTGGGCCACGCGAATCTGTCCACGACGCAGATATATACGCACGTAACGATGGACCGGCTAAAGTCGGTCTACGACAAGGCGCACCCGAGGGCATGA
- a CDS encoding AAA family ATPase gives MAKKIFIAATQQNDGKTTVSLGLIAAFKKRFERIGFIKPIGQRYLMEQGYKVDEDSILIEEVFGIRCNIKDMSPVAIDKGFTERFIEKGADEDYAKLITDSFEKVARDNDLVIIEGTGHAGVGSVLGLSNAAVARLLDANVILISSGGVGKPIDEFMLNKALLDKEGVNLAGVIVNKVLPEKYEKISRLVRMGLAQKKLDVFGVLPYQKILDIPTMREIQEELKINALFRGENMDRPVENVLIGAMNVKDALQFLQNNSLMIIPGDRDDMLEAVQRINAGRGKKSYRISGVIISGGIMPKRRSLSGLEKQKIPTLITKEDTYKIASRVNSMIVKLKPQDTDKIKIIVDMVEKYVDIDKVLTNLK, from the coding sequence ATGGCGAAGAAGATATTTATAGCGGCGACACAGCAGAACGACGGCAAGACGACCGTTTCACTCGGACTTATCGCGGCGTTCAAGAAGCGTTTCGAGCGTATCGGTTTCATAAAACCGATAGGCCAGCGCTACCTTATGGAACAAGGCTACAAGGTCGATGAGGATTCCATACTTATCGAAGAGGTATTCGGCATAAGGTGTAACATAAAAGACATGTCGCCGGTCGCCATCGATAAAGGGTTTACCGAGCGTTTTATCGAAAAAGGCGCTGACGAAGATTACGCCAAACTTATCACCGACTCTTTCGAGAAGGTCGCCCGTGACAATGATCTCGTTATAATCGAAGGCACCGGACACGCGGGAGTCGGAAGCGTGCTCGGACTTTCGAACGCGGCGGTCGCGCGCCTCTTAGACGCGAATGTCATACTGATATCGTCGGGTGGAGTGGGCAAGCCGATCGACGAGTTCATGCTCAATAAGGCGCTTCTCGATAAAGAAGGCGTAAATCTCGCGGGCGTCATCGTAAATAAGGTATTACCGGAAAAATACGAAAAGATATCCCGTCTCGTAAGGATGGGGCTCGCGCAGAAGAAACTGGACGTCTTCGGGGTGCTCCCATACCAGAAGATACTCGACATCCCCACTATGCGCGAGATACAGGAAGAGCTGAAGATAAACGCGCTCTTCAGGGGTGAAAATATGGACCGTCCCGTCGAGAATGTACTTATAGGCGCCATGAATGTCAAGGACGCGCTTCAATTTCTGCAGAACAATTCCCTCATGATAATTCCCGGCGACCGCGACGATATGCTCGAGGCTGTCCAACGCATAAACGCGGGCAGGGGCAAGAAGAGTTACAGGATATCGGGTGTGATAATAAGCGGCGGGATAATGCCCAAGCGGCGCAGTCTTTCCGGCTTGGAGAAACAGAAGATACCGACCCTTATAACAAAAGAAGATACCTACAAGATAGCCTCGCGCGTCAATTCCATGATAGTGAAATTAAAACCGCAGGATACGGACAAGATCAAGATAATCGTCGATATGGTCGAAAAGTATGTCGATATCGATAAAGTCCTTACCAATCTCAAATGA